A single region of the Lotus japonicus ecotype B-129 chromosome 4, LjGifu_v1.2 genome encodes:
- the LOC130710740 gene encoding uncharacterized protein LOC130710740: MGGGSRRGGSSSSGRGRVKAKSKSSGGNSSSGNPKTRRRGSQGKAGGLFIEGGFLSDWRPSSPNRNSGRNGSSRSLHRAEASASKSEFAKSSGATVGYSYPSSDFQGVSSVGTGNNSEDSYLNQLRYPFIFVDSKQNQVNAHMEQTPPSKPNSVKYTYSYGADFVLGDSSHRGLGFPSEHDKTSSGIGTSSEQMPQSTPVLDSSSFEKDVGSDEGINCDLSNQMTDDLPSKVSAVRNSGFLSIGGLKLYTQDISDDESEDDDNEGSAHDDSSAYSSEPEELLGSSESSDSEETSDSDSDIDEEVAEDYLEGVGGSDNIIDAKWLLKPDLDESEDDSSSSSCYDEALGKLSGISLQEASREYGMKKSQPWKKRSVNSGPLDLDDIMLEKDPRTVYARKKHVSQLPHSWPLHAQKSKSSKKMHGEKKKLREERIAVKRRERMQNRGVDLEKINSKLEQLVLEEVDIFSFQPMHSRDCSQVQRLAGIYQLKSSSQSFGKKRFVTVMRTHSTSMPSSSRRQRLQKLLGVDDKDADFSVTGYMNKKSVSRERRLGNKNAKRNDFRLQELQPSQNKTPKSASRGSRKDKKGSGQKGSYANLPVSFVSSGVIQSETVEVTAVDKTDGTDKKGIGITSSANVGSFEVHTTGFGSKMMAKMGYVEGEGLGKNGQGMAQPIEVIQRPKSLGLGVEFSSNPDEPATEPARRSKSSRIGTSEKHTRTAPPRSMSSGIGAFEKHTKGFGSKMMAKMGFVDGSGLGRDSQGITTPLSAVRRPKSRGLGSKG; encoded by the exons ATGGGCGGTGGAAGCCGAAGAGGAGGATCATCATCATCTGGAAGAGGAAGAGTGAAAGCAAAATCCAAAAGCAGCGGAGGAAACAGCAGCAGTGGCAACCCTAAAACTCGCAGAAGAGGTTCACAGGGTAAAGCTGGAGGACTCTTCATCGAAGGGGGTTTCCTATCTGATTGGCGTCCTTCTTCGCCAAATCGCAATTCAG GTAGAAATGGTAGCTCCAGGAGTCTGCATAGAGCAGAAGCCTCTGCTTCTAAAAGTGAGTTTGCAAAATCTTCAGGAGCTACTGTTGGATACAGCTATCCTTCATCTGATTTTCAG GGCGTCTCATCTGTCGGGACTGGGAACAACAGTGAAGATAGTTATTTAAATCAGCTGCGATATCCTTTTATTTTCGTGGATTCCAAGCAGAATCAAGTTAATGCTCATATGGAGCAAACACCTCCTTCGAAGCCCAACAGTGTGAAATATACTTATAGCTATGGTGCAGATTTTGTTTTGGGAGACAGCTCTCATAGAGGTTTAGGTttcccttctgaacatgataaaACCTCAAGTGGCATTGGCACATCATCCGAACAGATGCCCCAATCAACTCCAGTTTTAGATTCATCGTCCTTTGAGAAGGATGTTGGCTCTGATGAGGGTATCAATTGTGATTTAAGCAATCAGATGACAGACGACTTGCCATCAAAGGTGTCTGCTGTGAGAAATTCAGGGTTTCTATCAATTGGGGGTCTTAAGTTGTACACTCAGGACATCTCAGATGATGAAAGtgaagatgatgataatgaAGGTTCAGCTCATGATGACAGCTCTGCATATTCTTCTGAACCAGAAGAGTTACTTGGATCATCTGAAAGCAGTGATTCCGAAGAGACATCTGACAGTGATTCAGATATTGATGAAGAGGTTGCAGAAGATTATTTGGAAGGTGTTGGTGGTAGTGATAACATCATAGATGCAAAATGGTTGCTAAAACCTGATTTGGACGAGTCAGAGGATGATAGTTCTTCTAGCAGCTGCTATGATGAAGCTTTGGGGAAGTTGAGTGGAATTTCCCTTCAAGAAGCCTCAAGGGAATATGGCATGAAGAAATCTCAACCATGGAAGAAACGTTCTGTAAATTCTGGACCTTTAGATCTGGATGACATAATGCTGGAAAAAGATCCAAGAACTGTCTATGCTAGAAAGAAGCATGTTTCTCAGTTACCTCATTCTTGGCCTTTGCATGCTCAAAAGAGTAAAAGCTCCAAAAAAATGCATG GTGAAAAAAAGAAGCTTCGTGAAGAAAGGATTGCTGTCAAGCGTAGAGAGAGAATGCAAAACCGTGGTGTTGATCTCGAGAAAATTAATTCG AAATTAGAACAACTTGTTTTGGAGGAAGTGGATATTTTCTCTTTTCAGCCTATGCATTCTCGGGATTGTTCACAG GTACAACGATTAGCAGGGATTTACCAGTTGAAGAGTAGCAGCCAAAGTTTTGGGAAGAAGAG ATTTGTGACTGTGATGCGAACTCATTCTACATCCATGCCATCTTCAAGTCGTAGACAGCGCCTGCAAAAG TTATTGGGAGTTGATGATAAGGATGCTGATTTTTCTGTCACTGGTTATATGAATAAGAAGTCTGTGAGTAGAGAAAGAAGACTGGGAAACAAAAATGCTAAAAGGAATGACTTTAGACTGCAAGAACTTCAACCTTCCCAGAACAAGACACCAAAGTCAGCCAGCAGAGGCAGCAGGAAGGACAAGAAAGGGAGTGGACAGAAAGGTTCATATGCAAATCTGCCTGTATCATTTGTATCAAGCGGCGTAATCCAATCTGAAACTGTAGAGGTTACTGCTGTTGATAAGACTGATGGTACTGATAAGAAGGGTATCGGTATCACAAGCTCTGCTAATGTAGGTTCATTTGAGGTGCACACAACTGGTTTTGGTTCAAAAATGATGGCTAAAATGGGATATGTGGAGGGAGAAGGATTAGGGAAAAATGGTCAAGGCATGGCACAGCCCATTGAGGTTATACAAAGGCCTAAATCACTTGGTTTGGGTGTGGAATTCTCTAGTAACCCTGATGAGCCAGCCACTGAGCCAGCTAGGAGGAGTAAGTCTTCAAGAATTGGTACTTCTGAAAAGCATACAAGAACTGCGCCACCTAGGAGCATGTCTTCAGGAATTGGTGCTTTTGAAAAGCATACCAAAGGTTTTGGGTCCAAGATGATGGCTAAGATGGGCTTTGTTGATGGCTCTGGATTAGGTAGAGACTCACAAGGGATTACTACACCATTGAGCGCTGTTAGGCGACCAAAGTCACGGGGACTAGGCTCCAAAGGTTAA